A part of Anabas testudineus chromosome 9, fAnaTes1.2, whole genome shotgun sequence genomic DNA contains:
- the tsc1a gene encoding TSC complex subunit 1a isoform X2, translated as MMSREQVSLGELLLSLDSSELQEAEQVRAAVNQQLSTDRGGAVLSSLVEYYLDSWSSQVVLVLSSIREPHHKLLLEKLNESLNRPGTRLAGLTLLGHLIRKQPPWVHHISRSALLPSLLRFLKTDTDVVVLITGVLVLITLLPMIPQAGKQHIYDFFDVFGRLASWSYKNPSHVPVVHLVHLHAGVYSLFHRLYGMFPCNFISYLRLHYSMKENLDTFQEVVKPMLEHVRVHPELVTGTQDYELDPSRWRCYEVHDIVIECSRVSLDPLESSCEEDLYSSLKDPPSSPSFSSPRPPPLSSPLPHLDLTSSPQTTQTVSSSGNSVCPSLSGRPTLILDTSHPQVADVTWSPSSHCGLSTPPPEPAAVGSTHPLSRTTSISGGKSPSSASVPVTPQTERSPGVALPLDNNNQVKPQPVTELGGLSIQPITEKKGQSDVIDSATEETRLIDSHQPHSSYSVILTSTPSRDDPPSGSSMLSPPSSISLYFTPPHPSSSTTSHRSEDQQPTSPYESLFELALPRAATLYIRRKTQEALEKEGPGAGEGEDREDDQTSVSPLEVLDQMIVHGHDAHDCLIRRLSAANKLVDRSHFGGPAPADELQSLRSQLLLVHSQLQYERFKRQQHAIRNRRLLRRVINATVLEEHNVAMKAQLGVQDEEIRSLKLSLEEEQRRYTQLQQDADKHQKQLHAHIQQLLLQHQDEQRHNQRLQTELLECQSRLRDLEAELQRANNQAYNAEHQLTQLSLKLCSSEQLQQQIFLLNQQLVLLRETNRALTEQLDGGDDHCSEASMLQCSVSKEYQRLKDSEVLHRQKLEAANHRIIELENQLAKKEQFIQDQKKLLEDTKSQSRAELSACESHYLALRSVNQALQAEILGLYSKIPMDTHDQPQDASSRPNGGSVVLPVTQGIQEPYLRSSSSVGIINGGVEAFSTSPLHLPSSSSSPASLSPIDSPLAVGSFLEQRSRQLFRSTNHTRDEEKQEQEQEQEEEEKQEEDQQESPPLAQEVEEFLSVIPESEPLSQATDAPVLASEPAAPCADLSLAVRQRRHELSIMDYDETLPEY; from the exons ATGATGTCAAGAGAGCAGGTGAGTCTCGGTGAGCTGCTGCTCTCATTGGACAGTTCAGAACTGCAGGAGGCGGAGCAAGTCAGAGCAGCAGTCAACCAGCAGCTGAGTACAG ACAGAGGAGGTGCTGTCCTCTCCTCCCTCGTGGAGTATTACTTGGACTCCTGGTCGTCCCAGGTGGTGCTCGTCCTGTCCTCCATCAGAGAGCCTCATCACAAG CTGCTGTTGGAGAAGCTGAATGAGTCTCTGAACAGACCTGGAACCAGGCTGGCTGGTCTCACTCTGCTGGGTCACCTGATCAGGAAACAGCCTCCCTGGGTTCATCACATCAGCCGTTCAGCCCTGCTGCCCTCGCTGCTGCGCTTCCTCAAG aCCGACACTGATGTGGTGGTCCTGATCACCGGAGTCCTGGTCCTCATCACTCTGTTGCCCATGATCCCTCAGGCTGGGAAACAACACATCTACGACTTCTTCGATGTGTTTGGACGCCTCGCATCCTGGAGCTACAAAAACCcca GTCATGTACCTGTGGTGCACCTGGTCCACCTCCATGCAGGTGTGTACTCTCTGTTCCACCGTCTGTATGGTATGTTCCCCTGTAACTTCATCTCCTACCTGAGGCTGCACTACAGCATGAAGGAGAACCTGGACACCTTCCAGGAAGTCGTCAAG cCCATGTTGGAACATGTGAGGGTTCATCCTGAGCTGGTCACAGGGACTCAGGATTATGAACTGGACCCGTCCAG atGGAGGTGTTACGAAGTCCATGACATCGTCATAGAGTGTTCCAGAGTGTCTCTGGACCCTCTGGAGTCCTCCTGCGAGGAGGACCTTTACTCCTCCCTCAAAgaccccccctcctccccctctttttcTTCACCCAGACCTCCCCCACTGTCCTCCCCCCTGCCTCACCTGGACCTCACCTCCAGTCCTCAGACCACACAGACCGTCAGCAGCTCAG GAAATTCAGTGTGTCCTTCACTGTCCGGACGTCCCACTCTGATACTCGACACCTCCCATCCACAG GTGGCTGATGTGACTTGGAGCCCCTCCTCTCACTGTGGTTTGTCCACGCCCCCACCTGAACCTGCTGCTGTAGGCTCCACCCACCCCCTGAGCAGGACCACGTCCATCTCAG GTGGGAAAtctccctcatcagcctctgtACCCGTCACACCGCAGACTGAGAGGAGCCCAGGTGTCGCTCTGCCTCTTGACAACAACAACCAG GTGAAGCCGCAGCCAGTCACAGAGCTGGGGGGGTTGTCGattcagccaatcacagagaAGAAAGGTCAGAGTGATGTCATCGACAGCGCCACTGAAG agacCAGATTGATCGACTCCCACCAGCCTCACTCCTCCTACTCGGTCATTCTCACCTCCACCCCCAGCCGTGATGATCCACCGTCAGGTTCTTCTATGctgtctcctccctcctccatctccctctaCTTCACCCCCCCTCACCCCTcatcctccaccacctcccacAGGTCAGAGGATCAGCAGCCCACCTCCCCATATGAAAGCCTGTTTGAGCTGGCTCTGCCCCGAGCCGCCACGCTCTACATCAGGAGGAAGACTcag gAGGCTCTGGAGAAGGAAGGGCCAGGAGCAGGAGAGGGGGAGGACAGGGAAGATGATCAGACCTCCGTCTCTCCTCTGGAGGTTTTGGACCAGATGATCGTCCACGGACACGACGCCCACGATTGCCTCATCAGGAG aTTGTCGGCAGCGAATAAGTTGGTGGATCGGAGCCATTTTGGAG GTCCGGCCCCGGCAGACGAGCTTCAGTCTCTGAGGAGTCAGTTGTTGCTGGTCCACAGTCAGCTTCAGTACGAACGTTTCAAACGGCAGCAGCACGCCATCAGAAACCGCCGTCTGCTGCGGAGAGTCATCAACGCCACGGTGCTGGAGGAGCATaatgttgccatg AAGGCCCAGCTTGGCGTTCAGGATGAGGAGATTCGTTCTCTGAAGTTGAGTTTGGAGGAAGAACAACGACGatacacacagctgcagcaggacgCAGACAAACACCAAAAGCAGCTGCATGCACACATCCAACaactgctgctgcaacaccagGACGAGCAGAGACACAACCAGAGACTGCAG ACTGAGCTTTTGGAGTGTCAGAGCAGGCTGAGGGATCTGGAGGCGGAGCTTCAGAGAGCCAATAACCAGGCTTATAATGCAGAACACCAGCTGACCCAGCTGTCACTCAAG ctgtgcagcagcgagcagctgcagcagcagatcttCCTGCTGAACCAGCAGCTTGTCCTGCTGAGAGAAACCAACCGGGCTCTGACAGAACAGCTTGACGGAGGAGACGACCACTGCAGT GAGGCGTCCATGCTGCAGTGTAGTGTTAGTAAAGAGTACCAGCGTTTGAAGGACAGTGAGGTCCTGCACAGACAGAAGCTGgaagcagccaatcacaggatCATAGAGCTGGAGAACCAGCTGGCCAAGAAAGAACAGTTCATCCAGGATCAGAAGAAACTACTGGAGGACACCAAGAGCCAGAGCAG agcGGAGCTGTCGGCCTGTGAGAGTCACTACCTGGCTTTGAGGAGTGTCAACCAGGCTCTGCAGGCTGAGATTCTTGGCCTGTACAGCAAGATCCCCATGGACACACATGACCAACCTCAGGACGCCAGCAGCAG GCCAAATGGTGGCAGTGTTGTCTTGCCTGTCACTCAGGGCATCCAAGAGCCCTACCTCcgctcttcttcctctgttggTATAATTAACGGAGGTGTGGAGGCCTTCTCCACCTCCCCACTGCATctcccctcctcatcctcctcccccGCCTCCCTCTCCCCCATTGACTCTCCCCTGGCTGTCGGCTCATTTCTTGAGCAGCGATCGCGGCAGCTCTTCAGATCAACCAATCACACCAGGGACGAGGagaagcaggagcaggagcaggagcaggaggaagaggagaagcaggaggaggaccAGCAAGAGAGCCCTCCTCTGGCTCAGGAGGTGGAGGAATTCCTCTCAGTAATCCCTGAGTCAGAGCCTCTGAGCCAGGCTACAGATGCCCCCGTCCTTGCCTCTGAACCTGCGGCCCCCTGTGCTGACCTGAGCCTCGCTGTCCGACAGAGGAGGCATGAACTGAGCATCATGGACTATGACGAGACTCTGCCAGAGTACTGA
- the tsc1a gene encoding TSC complex subunit 1a isoform X1 — translation MMSREQVSLGELLLSLDSSELQEAEQVRAAVNQQLSTDRGGAVLSSLVEYYLDSWSSQVVLVLSSIREPHHKLLLEKLNESLNRPGTRLAGLTLLGHLIRKQPPWVHHISRSALLPSLLRFLKTDTDVVVLITGVLVLITLLPMIPQAGKQHIYDFFDVFGRLASWSYKNPSHVPVVHLVHLHAGVYSLFHRLYGMFPCNFISYLRLHYSMKENLDTFQEVVKPMLEHVRVHPELVTGTQDYELDPSRWRCYEVHDIVIECSRVSLDPLESSCEEDLYSSLKDPPSSPSFSSPRPPPLSSPLPHLDLTSSPQTTQTVSSSGNSVCPSLSGRPTLILDTSHPQVADVTWSPSSHCGLSTPPPEPAAVGSTHPLSRTTSISGGKSPSSASVPVTPQTERSPGVALPLDNNNQVKPQPVTELGGLSIQPITEKKGQSDVIDSATEETRLIDSHQPHSSYSVILTSTPSRDDPPSGSSMLSPPSSISLYFTPPHPSSSTTSHRSEDQQPTSPYESLFELALPRAATLYIRRKTQEALEKEGPGAGEGEDREDDQTSVSPLEVLDQMIVHGHDAHDCLIRRLSAANKLVDRSHFGGKQQSMKTKGPAPADELQSLRSQLLLVHSQLQYERFKRQQHAIRNRRLLRRVINATVLEEHNVAMKAQLGVQDEEIRSLKLSLEEEQRRYTQLQQDADKHQKQLHAHIQQLLLQHQDEQRHNQRLQTELLECQSRLRDLEAELQRANNQAYNAEHQLTQLSLKLCSSEQLQQQIFLLNQQLVLLRETNRALTEQLDGGDDHCSEASMLQCSVSKEYQRLKDSEVLHRQKLEAANHRIIELENQLAKKEQFIQDQKKLLEDTKSQSRAELSACESHYLALRSVNQALQAEILGLYSKIPMDTHDQPQDASSRPNGGSVVLPVTQGIQEPYLRSSSSVGIINGGVEAFSTSPLHLPSSSSSPASLSPIDSPLAVGSFLEQRSRQLFRSTNHTRDEEKQEQEQEQEEEEKQEEDQQESPPLAQEVEEFLSVIPESEPLSQATDAPVLASEPAAPCADLSLAVRQRRHELSIMDYDETLPEY, via the exons ATGATGTCAAGAGAGCAGGTGAGTCTCGGTGAGCTGCTGCTCTCATTGGACAGTTCAGAACTGCAGGAGGCGGAGCAAGTCAGAGCAGCAGTCAACCAGCAGCTGAGTACAG ACAGAGGAGGTGCTGTCCTCTCCTCCCTCGTGGAGTATTACTTGGACTCCTGGTCGTCCCAGGTGGTGCTCGTCCTGTCCTCCATCAGAGAGCCTCATCACAAG CTGCTGTTGGAGAAGCTGAATGAGTCTCTGAACAGACCTGGAACCAGGCTGGCTGGTCTCACTCTGCTGGGTCACCTGATCAGGAAACAGCCTCCCTGGGTTCATCACATCAGCCGTTCAGCCCTGCTGCCCTCGCTGCTGCGCTTCCTCAAG aCCGACACTGATGTGGTGGTCCTGATCACCGGAGTCCTGGTCCTCATCACTCTGTTGCCCATGATCCCTCAGGCTGGGAAACAACACATCTACGACTTCTTCGATGTGTTTGGACGCCTCGCATCCTGGAGCTACAAAAACCcca GTCATGTACCTGTGGTGCACCTGGTCCACCTCCATGCAGGTGTGTACTCTCTGTTCCACCGTCTGTATGGTATGTTCCCCTGTAACTTCATCTCCTACCTGAGGCTGCACTACAGCATGAAGGAGAACCTGGACACCTTCCAGGAAGTCGTCAAG cCCATGTTGGAACATGTGAGGGTTCATCCTGAGCTGGTCACAGGGACTCAGGATTATGAACTGGACCCGTCCAG atGGAGGTGTTACGAAGTCCATGACATCGTCATAGAGTGTTCCAGAGTGTCTCTGGACCCTCTGGAGTCCTCCTGCGAGGAGGACCTTTACTCCTCCCTCAAAgaccccccctcctccccctctttttcTTCACCCAGACCTCCCCCACTGTCCTCCCCCCTGCCTCACCTGGACCTCACCTCCAGTCCTCAGACCACACAGACCGTCAGCAGCTCAG GAAATTCAGTGTGTCCTTCACTGTCCGGACGTCCCACTCTGATACTCGACACCTCCCATCCACAG GTGGCTGATGTGACTTGGAGCCCCTCCTCTCACTGTGGTTTGTCCACGCCCCCACCTGAACCTGCTGCTGTAGGCTCCACCCACCCCCTGAGCAGGACCACGTCCATCTCAG GTGGGAAAtctccctcatcagcctctgtACCCGTCACACCGCAGACTGAGAGGAGCCCAGGTGTCGCTCTGCCTCTTGACAACAACAACCAG GTGAAGCCGCAGCCAGTCACAGAGCTGGGGGGGTTGTCGattcagccaatcacagagaAGAAAGGTCAGAGTGATGTCATCGACAGCGCCACTGAAG agacCAGATTGATCGACTCCCACCAGCCTCACTCCTCCTACTCGGTCATTCTCACCTCCACCCCCAGCCGTGATGATCCACCGTCAGGTTCTTCTATGctgtctcctccctcctccatctccctctaCTTCACCCCCCCTCACCCCTcatcctccaccacctcccacAGGTCAGAGGATCAGCAGCCCACCTCCCCATATGAAAGCCTGTTTGAGCTGGCTCTGCCCCGAGCCGCCACGCTCTACATCAGGAGGAAGACTcag gAGGCTCTGGAGAAGGAAGGGCCAGGAGCAGGAGAGGGGGAGGACAGGGAAGATGATCAGACCTCCGTCTCTCCTCTGGAGGTTTTGGACCAGATGATCGTCCACGGACACGACGCCCACGATTGCCTCATCAGGAG aTTGTCGGCAGCGAATAAGTTGGTGGATCGGAGCCATTTTGGAGGTAAACAGCAGAGCATGAAAACCAAAG GTCCGGCCCCGGCAGACGAGCTTCAGTCTCTGAGGAGTCAGTTGTTGCTGGTCCACAGTCAGCTTCAGTACGAACGTTTCAAACGGCAGCAGCACGCCATCAGAAACCGCCGTCTGCTGCGGAGAGTCATCAACGCCACGGTGCTGGAGGAGCATaatgttgccatg AAGGCCCAGCTTGGCGTTCAGGATGAGGAGATTCGTTCTCTGAAGTTGAGTTTGGAGGAAGAACAACGACGatacacacagctgcagcaggacgCAGACAAACACCAAAAGCAGCTGCATGCACACATCCAACaactgctgctgcaacaccagGACGAGCAGAGACACAACCAGAGACTGCAG ACTGAGCTTTTGGAGTGTCAGAGCAGGCTGAGGGATCTGGAGGCGGAGCTTCAGAGAGCCAATAACCAGGCTTATAATGCAGAACACCAGCTGACCCAGCTGTCACTCAAG ctgtgcagcagcgagcagctgcagcagcagatcttCCTGCTGAACCAGCAGCTTGTCCTGCTGAGAGAAACCAACCGGGCTCTGACAGAACAGCTTGACGGAGGAGACGACCACTGCAGT GAGGCGTCCATGCTGCAGTGTAGTGTTAGTAAAGAGTACCAGCGTTTGAAGGACAGTGAGGTCCTGCACAGACAGAAGCTGgaagcagccaatcacaggatCATAGAGCTGGAGAACCAGCTGGCCAAGAAAGAACAGTTCATCCAGGATCAGAAGAAACTACTGGAGGACACCAAGAGCCAGAGCAG agcGGAGCTGTCGGCCTGTGAGAGTCACTACCTGGCTTTGAGGAGTGTCAACCAGGCTCTGCAGGCTGAGATTCTTGGCCTGTACAGCAAGATCCCCATGGACACACATGACCAACCTCAGGACGCCAGCAGCAG GCCAAATGGTGGCAGTGTTGTCTTGCCTGTCACTCAGGGCATCCAAGAGCCCTACCTCcgctcttcttcctctgttggTATAATTAACGGAGGTGTGGAGGCCTTCTCCACCTCCCCACTGCATctcccctcctcatcctcctcccccGCCTCCCTCTCCCCCATTGACTCTCCCCTGGCTGTCGGCTCATTTCTTGAGCAGCGATCGCGGCAGCTCTTCAGATCAACCAATCACACCAGGGACGAGGagaagcaggagcaggagcaggagcaggaggaagaggagaagcaggaggaggaccAGCAAGAGAGCCCTCCTCTGGCTCAGGAGGTGGAGGAATTCCTCTCAGTAATCCCTGAGTCAGAGCCTCTGAGCCAGGCTACAGATGCCCCCGTCCTTGCCTCTGAACCTGCGGCCCCCTGTGCTGACCTGAGCCTCGCTGTCCGACAGAGGAGGCATGAACTGAGCATCATGGACTATGACGAGACTCTGCCAGAGTACTGA